A single region of the Novosphingobium sp. SL115 genome encodes:
- a CDS encoding tyrosine-protein phosphatase gives MNGTVSARVIDMAGIHNFRDYGGYAARGGTLRRGVLWRSGQHTDATPADLAMVHDLGIATVIDLRGDSERAANPCLRHAEFSGDVLFHPGETASVHGRAAHEEMARDVRSADDARNAMLRLYETLPFRPVLVGTFRLYMQALTERDTPSLLHCLAGKDRTGVAAALVHHLMGVHHDDIVEDYLLTNTAGDAEARIAAGARHVRAGFGISMDDAAVRVLMGVDAAFLDRAFATIREKHGSVDAYARDVLGLTSEGLAQMERQLIES, from the coding sequence ATGAACGGCACAGTTTCTGCCCGCGTCATCGACATGGCGGGCATTCACAATTTTCGGGACTATGGCGGCTATGCTGCGCGCGGTGGCACATTGCGGCGCGGCGTGCTGTGGCGTTCTGGCCAGCACACCGATGCCACTCCAGCTGACCTTGCCATGGTGCATGATCTGGGCATTGCCACGGTCATCGATCTTCGCGGCGATAGCGAACGCGCTGCCAATCCCTGCCTGCGCCATGCCGAATTTTCAGGTGACGTCCTGTTCCATCCGGGCGAGACAGCCAGCGTCCATGGCCGCGCGGCGCATGAAGAGATGGCTCGCGACGTGCGTAGCGCCGATGATGCCCGCAACGCCATGCTCCGCTTGTACGAAACACTGCCATTCCGCCCTGTGCTGGTCGGCACGTTCCGTTTGTATATGCAGGCGCTGACCGAACGGGACACCCCCAGCCTGCTGCACTGCCTTGCCGGAAAGGACCGCACCGGCGTTGCCGCCGCACTGGTCCATCACCTGATGGGCGTTCACCATGACGATATCGTGGAAGACTACCTGCTCACCAATACTGCGGGCGATGCCGAAGCACGTATCGCCGCCGGTGCGCGTCATGTGCGCGCAGGTTTCGGCATTTCCATGGACGATGCCGCCGTGCGTGTGTTGATGGGCGTGGATGCAGCGTTCCTTGATCGCGCCTTCGCCACGATCCGCGAAAAGCACGGCTCGGTCGATGCTTATGCCCGTGATGTTCTGGGCCTTACCTCTGAAGGCTTGGCACAGATGGAGCGCCAACTCATCGAAAGCTGA
- the trxB gene encoding thioredoxin-disulfide reductase: MATTHKTRMLIIGSGPAGLSAAIYGARAGMQPIVVQGLQPGGQLTITTDVENYPGFRDVIQGPWLMQEMQAQAEHVGTRMMWDTILDVSLDGSPFRAVGDSGDIYEGDVLVIATGAQAKWLGVAGEQEFSGKGVSACATCDGFFYRGKKVVVIGGGNTAVEEALYLTNHSPDVTLIHRRDSLRAEKILQDRLMAHPNVKVLWNQKVDSFVGEEGKGLTGVKLVDTVTGAESIVETDGAFVAIGHAPATDLFKGKLELDESGYIVVQPGTPKTAIPGVFACGDVMDHTYRQAVTAAGTGCMAALDSERFLADLDYKASQTIPA; this comes from the coding sequence ATGGCGACCACGCACAAGACCCGCATGCTCATCATCGGTTCCGGCCCTGCCGGGCTTTCCGCCGCCATTTATGGCGCGCGTGCGGGCATGCAGCCTATCGTGGTGCAGGGCCTTCAGCCTGGCGGCCAGCTCACCATCACCACCGATGTCGAAAACTACCCCGGTTTCCGGGATGTGATCCAAGGCCCTTGGCTGATGCAGGAAATGCAGGCACAGGCCGAACACGTCGGCACGCGCATGATGTGGGACACCATCCTTGACGTCAGCCTTGATGGATCCCCGTTCCGCGCCGTAGGCGACAGCGGAGACATTTACGAAGGTGATGTGCTGGTCATTGCTACCGGCGCACAGGCCAAATGGCTCGGCGTTGCCGGCGAACAGGAATTTTCGGGCAAAGGCGTTTCGGCCTGCGCCACTTGCGACGGGTTCTTCTATCGCGGCAAAAAGGTGGTGGTGATCGGCGGTGGCAATACCGCTGTTGAAGAAGCGCTCTACCTCACCAACCATTCGCCCGACGTCACGCTGATCCACCGCCGCGATTCCCTACGTGCGGAAAAGATCCTGCAAGACCGTCTGATGGCCCACCCCAACGTCAAGGTGCTGTGGAACCAGAAGGTCGACAGCTTCGTGGGTGAAGAAGGCAAGGGCCTGACCGGGGTGAAACTGGTCGATACCGTGACTGGCGCTGAATCCATCGTCGAAACTGACGGCGCATTCGTCGCCATCGGTCACGCACCTGCCACCGACCTGTTCAAGGGCAAGCTGGAACTGGACGAAAGCGGCTATATCGTCGTTCAGCCCGGCACACCCAAGACAGCCATCCCTGGCGTTTTCGCGTGCGGTGACGTGATGGACCACACCTACCGTCAGGCCGTCACCGCCGCTGGTACCGGCTGCATGGCCGCGCTCGATTCCGAACGCTTCCTTGCAGACCTTGATTACAAGGCCAGCCAGACCATCCCCGCGTAA
- a CDS encoding response regulator, with protein MSGLHHSHQEPCRVLVLDDEPLILLDLEFAVEDAGCQPLTALDLAEALAILESNAVAAAILDVSLGQGQTCEQVARTLAGLGVPYVLHTGDLDRMDEAVRKLGGTLVPKPTPAAVVVARALEPLAIRHV; from the coding sequence GTGAGCGGATTACACCATTCCCATCAAGAGCCATGCCGTGTGCTGGTGCTCGACGATGAACCGCTTATCCTGCTCGATCTGGAATTTGCTGTGGAGGATGCAGGCTGTCAGCCGCTTACCGCGCTCGACCTTGCCGAAGCACTGGCCATTCTTGAAAGCAATGCGGTTGCCGCTGCCATCCTCGACGTATCGCTGGGGCAGGGACAAACTTGCGAACAGGTCGCTCGCACTTTGGCAGGGCTGGGCGTCCCCTATGTCCTCCACACCGGTGATCTTGATCGCATGGATGAAGCCGTACGCAAGCTGGGCGGAACTCTTGTGCCCAAGCCGACTCCGGCAGCCGTGGTGGTTGCCCGCGCGCTGGAACCTCTGGCAATCCGTCACGTCTGA
- a CDS encoding PAS domain-containing protein yields MHDENPFKDLSHRLTDQAHTAFDPAVARSSVQLPEDEFSGSSGVLFEQAMAQTRMAICLCDPHTKDVPVIFANRAFRNLTGYEDKDILGHNCRFLQGPDTNRASVERIRQALVREDVIVVELLNYRKDGTPFWNALHLGPIYDAEGRLVYFFGSQWDVSDVRAARADERHARDLARELSHRMKNMFAVIGGIVNFTGRARGIEAEAREINDRIQALGRAYETTLDDSHRGTVEVGQAIRAVLAPYDPDGTRFTFEGNGLRSDFASVSVLGLSLHELATGAIRHGALSVDGGRITVAWQRNGTRDAPAIRIDWIEHGGPSRSAITENAIGKADGIVEKMLHMARGGIVREWHADGLRARLNIPLRENAE; encoded by the coding sequence ATGCATGACGAAAACCCATTCAAAGATCTCAGCCATCGCCTTACAGATCAGGCTCATACCGCATTCGATCCTGCGGTGGCCCGTTCCAGTGTGCAACTTCCCGAAGACGAATTTTCCGGTTCATCGGGGGTGTTGTTTGAACAGGCGATGGCGCAGACCCGCATGGCAATCTGCCTGTGCGATCCACACACCAAAGACGTTCCGGTCATCTTCGCCAACCGTGCGTTTCGCAATCTGACCGGATATGAAGACAAGGATATCCTCGGCCACAACTGCCGCTTCCTGCAGGGCCCGGATACCAACCGCGCATCGGTAGAGCGTATTCGACAAGCGCTTGTCCGCGAAGACGTGATCGTTGTCGAACTGCTGAACTATCGCAAGGACGGCACACCATTCTGGAACGCGCTCCACCTTGGGCCGATCTATGATGCCGAAGGGCGGCTGGTCTATTTCTTTGGCAGCCAGTGGGACGTCTCCGACGTTCGCGCTGCACGAGCGGATGAACGTCACGCCCGCGATCTGGCGCGCGAACTCTCCCATCGCATGAAAAACATGTTCGCTGTGATCGGCGGCATCGTCAATTTCACCGGGCGCGCACGCGGGATCGAAGCGGAAGCGCGCGAAATCAATGACCGCATTCAGGCGCTGGGCCGCGCTTACGAAACTACGCTGGATGATTCTCATCGTGGCACGGTTGAAGTGGGGCAGGCGATCCGTGCCGTGCTCGCGCCTTATGACCCCGATGGCACCCGCTTTACATTTGAAGGCAACGGCCTGCGGTCGGATTTTGCGTCGGTTTCGGTGCTTGGTCTGTCGCTGCATGAATTGGCGACCGGTGCCATCCGTCATGGCGCGTTAAGCGTCGATGGCGGGCGGATAACCGTGGCGTGGCAGCGCAATGGCACCCGCGACGCGCCAGCCATTCGCATCGACTGGATAGAGCATGGCGGGCCGTCACGCTCTGCCATCACCGAAAACGCCATCGGCAAGGCGGACGGCATCGTCGAAAAAATGCTGCACATGGCAAGGGGAGGGATCGTTCGGGAATGGCATGCAGATGGCCTGCGGGCGCGCCTCAACATCCCCCTGCGGGAGAACGCAGAGTGA
- a CDS encoding hydrolase 1, exosortase A system-associated produces the protein MNRRHVTFACEGATLIGTLDIAAASGQTGILIVSGGNELRSGAWSGQAQLAARLADAGFPTFRYDRRGVGDSTGENPTFRHSAPDIAAALAAFRAAAPHVSRVVAFGNCDAAAALMLFAPGLSLDGLVLANPWTIDGEEAPQTMPASAIRSRYMAKLTNPREVWRLLTGGVNLAKLVKGLRSAATTAGSAPEGLVAEMQTGLAAFDGTVAILLASGDRTAQMFAECWDAGDPRIARVESASHSFSDGVAREWLFARLVEAMRAA, from the coding sequence ATGAACCGCCGCCATGTGACATTTGCCTGTGAGGGTGCAACGCTGATCGGCACACTGGATATTGCCGCAGCCAGCGGACAGACCGGCATTCTGATCGTGTCGGGCGGCAACGAATTGCGCAGTGGTGCGTGGAGCGGGCAGGCCCAATTGGCGGCACGTCTGGCAGATGCCGGGTTTCCCACATTCCGCTATGACCGGCGCGGTGTGGGCGACAGCACTGGCGAGAACCCGACCTTTCGCCATTCCGCGCCCGACATTGCCGCCGCGCTGGCCGCATTCCGGGCAGCTGCCCCGCATGTCTCGCGCGTCGTGGCCTTCGGCAATTGTGATGCGGCAGCCGCGCTGATGCTGTTTGCGCCCGGCCTTTCGCTGGATGGGCTGGTTCTGGCCAATCCGTGGACGATTGATGGCGAGGAAGCGCCGCAGACCATGCCCGCATCGGCCATTCGCAGCCGCTATATGGCCAAGCTGACCAACCCGCGCGAAGTTTGGCGATTGCTGACAGGCGGCGTCAACCTTGCCAAACTGGTCAAAGGGTTGCGCAGTGCGGCCACAACCGCTGGGTCAGCGCCCGAAGGACTGGTTGCAGAGATGCAGACCGGGCTGGCCGCGTTTGACGGCACTGTTGCAATCCTGCTGGCGAGTGGCGACCGGACGGCGCAGATGTTCGCCGAATGCTGGGATGCCGGTGATCCGCGTATTGCGCGGGTCGAGAGTGCATCGCACAGTTTTTCTGACGGTGTTGCACGGGAATGGTTGTTTGCGCGACTGGTTGAGGCGATGCGGGCCGCCTGA
- a CDS encoding acyl carrier protein: MTNTDRTLRAILTDVLGLSAERVAAFDASTGLFGDLPELDSMAVAGLLTEIEDRLDIVIEDDEVDGELLENYGNLLAFLEDKIAA; the protein is encoded by the coding sequence ATGACCAACACCGACCGCACCCTGCGCGCGATCCTGACTGACGTGCTTGGCCTTTCGGCCGAGCGCGTGGCTGCATTCGATGCGTCCACTGGCCTGTTTGGCGATTTGCCCGAGCTGGATTCGATGGCGGTCGCTGGCCTGCTGACCGAAATCGAGGACCGGCTCGACATCGTGATCGAAGATGACGAGGTAGATGGCGAGCTGCTGGAAAATTATGGCAACCTGCTGGCGTTCCTTGAGGACAAGATCGCCGCGTGA